A single Cryptosporangium phraense DNA region contains:
- a CDS encoding dihydrofolate reductase family protein: MTLVVSTLVSLDGVVESPWQWAMFDDAARQHSLDELASYDAFLLGRRAYDDLSRSWAPLSGDPYIDAINAMPKWIVTHRADDLGWNSRALTGDPISSIAALKEASVRLIKYGVSDVDTDLIRGRLVDRYDFIYSPTAVGAGRRLFENVDTTGLSLSLTDSLRFPNGAVKLHYETAYA; the protein is encoded by the coding sequence ATGACGTTGGTGGTCAGCACACTCGTCTCGCTCGACGGAGTGGTCGAGAGCCCGTGGCAGTGGGCGATGTTCGACGACGCGGCCCGGCAGCACTCGCTCGACGAGCTGGCCTCCTACGACGCGTTCCTGCTCGGCCGGCGCGCGTACGACGACCTCTCGCGCAGCTGGGCCCCGCTCTCGGGCGACCCCTACATCGACGCGATCAACGCGATGCCGAAGTGGATAGTCACCCACCGGGCCGACGATCTGGGCTGGAACTCCAGGGCACTGACCGGTGACCCGATCTCGTCGATCGCAGCTCTGAAGGAGGCTAGCGTCCGGCTGATCAAATACGGGGTCAGCGACGTGGACACCGACCTGATCCGCGGCCGGCTGGTCGACCGCTACGACTTCATCTACAGCCCGACCGCGGTGGGCGCCGGCCGCCGGTTGTTCGAGAACGTCGACACCACCGGCCTGAGCCTGTCGCTGACCGACTCGCTGCGCTTCCCCAACGGCGCGGTGAAGCTGCACTACGAGACGGCCTATGCCTGA